A window of Juglans regia cultivar Chandler chromosome 7, Walnut 2.0, whole genome shotgun sequence contains these coding sequences:
- the LOC108995354 gene encoding geranylgeranyl pyrophosphate synthase, chloroplastic-like produces the protein MSCVNPSTWVQTCSMFMQAGRSRSPPFQTLHPLKNTPISFTSPERRRRPISAHSAFSVTAVLTKEDTVREEEESEESRPTFSFKSYMVQKANSVNQALDAAVSMKDPLKIHEAMRYSLLAGGKRVRPMLCIAACELVGGTEAIAMAAACAVEMIHTMSLIHDDLPCMDNDDLRRGKPTNHKVFGEDVAVLAGDALLAFAFEHIVVSTAGVPPARVVRAVGELARSIGTEGLVAGQVVDICSEGLSEVDLEHLEFIHQHKTAALLEGAVVLGAILGGGSNEEVEKLRRFARYIGLLFQVVDDILDVTKSSQELGKTAGKDLVADKVTYPKLLGIEKSREFAEKLNKDAQNQLSGFDPEKAAPLIALANYIAHRQN, from the coding sequence ATGAGTTGTGTGAATCCAAGTACATGGGTCCAAACCTGTTCAATGTTCATGCAAGCAGGCAGATCCAGATCCCCACCTTTCCAAACCCTTCATCCTTTGAAGAACACACCCATTTCGTTCACATCCCCAGAACGCCGACGAAGACCAATTTCTGCACACTCAGCGTTCTCCGTCACTGCGGTCCTCACCAAGGAAGATACTgtcagagaagaagaagaatcagaaGAATCAAGACCCACTTTTAGTTTTAAGAGCTACATGGTCCAGAAAGCCAATTCCGTTAACCAAGCCCTCGATGCCGCCGTTTCGATGAAGGACCCCCTTAAGATCCATGAGGCCATGCGCTACTCCCTCCTCGCAGGCGGCAAGCGAGTGCGCCCCATGCTCTGCATCGCCGCCTGCGAGCTCGTCGGCGGTACAGAGGCCATCGCCATGGCCGCCGCTTGCGCCGTCGAGATGATCCACACCATGTCTCTGATCCACGACGATCTTCCTTGCATGGACAACGACGATCTCCGCCGAGGAAAGCCCACCAACCACAAGGTCTTCGGCGAGGATGTCGCGGTTCTCGCCGGCGATGCGCTTCTGGCGTTCGCTTTCGAGCACATCGTGGTGTCAACGGCGGGCGTGCCGCCCGCGAGGGTTGTCCGCGCCGTCGGGGAGCTGGCCAGGTCGATTGGGACTGAAGGGCTTGTTGCCGGACAAGTAGTCGATATATGTTCCGAGGGACTTTCCGAGGTTGATTTAGAGCACCTGGAATTCATTCATCAGCATAAAACGGCGGCGCTGCTGGAAGGGGCTGTGGTTCTAGGAGCAATTCTGGGAGGTGGGTCCAACGAGGAGGTGGAAAAGCTGAGGAGATTCGCGAGGTATATCGGGCTGCTGTTTCAGGTGGTGGACGATATTCTTGACGTGACAAAATCGTCGCAGGAATTGGGGAAGACGGCCGGGAAGGACTTGGTGGCGGATAAGGTTACGTATCCGAAGCTACTGGGCATCGAGAAATCGAGGGAATTTGCCGAGAAACTGAACAAGGATGCCCAGAACCAGCTCTCTGGATTTGACCCAGAGAAGGCAGCGCCATTGATTGCTTTGGCTAATTATATTGCTCACAGGCAAAACTAG